From Streptomyces sp. NBC_01754, a single genomic window includes:
- a CDS encoding non-ribosomal peptide synthetase, translating to MSHQPTVQAPAVDTDEYNSTAVRLPEGALHELFAAQAARTPDAVALVCGEHELTYHALESAASALAHTLRNRGVRPGDGVALFQDRSLAYVVAMLAVLKTGGAYVPLDPRQPEERQAFILADTGAVLLVTDRDEQDVAFAGEVPVLRLTEDMTLPQQDTSPLDVAVHPDQLAYVMYTSGSSGMPKGVANTHRNVVELALDPWWGAGERHRRVLAYSPLAFDSSTYELWVPLLSGGTAVVLPVVKVDVAELGEALVRHGISAVYFTTALFDAMASEAVECLAGLSEIWTGGDVLSPVALRKVLDACPATSVVHAYGPTESTVFCSYQVFGAARRAVERLHLGVPMANTRMYVLDARLRPVVPGVVGELYVAGTHLARGYLGRAALSAERFVADPFGPAGERMYRTGDLARWNEHGEMVFEGRADQQVKLRGFRIEPGEIETVLLDQAFVAQAAVIVREDRPGDKRLVAYTVPAAGTRIDTDVLRRDCVHRLAEYMVPSAFVELDVLPLTANGKLDRRALPAPRTGGGAGGRQGRTPTEEVLCGLFADALGLPAVSIDDDFFRLGGHSLLATRLVGRIRTALATELSLPDFFQHPTVASLAQRIATGSGAALRPALTAAGRCDDDLPLSAAQRRLWFLDQMEGPSATYNIPLAVRLTGPVDPETLRQALADVLTRHEVLRTTYPVHEGEPRQHITPADETTVPLSVVCATEDELPGRLADETAHLFDLATELPLHAVLFETAPNRSVLALVTHHIASDGWSHTPLMRDLGTAYTARAEGTAPAWEPLPVQYADYALWQRDLLADHEEKQLAHWRETLDRLPTEVTLPTSRPRPVVASYLGATHTVHCPAETHQALTTLAREHGVTLFMAAQAATAVLLARSGAGTDIPLGSLVAGRTDEALEDLVGFFANTLVLRTDVSGDPTFRELLDRVRETDLAAWAQQELPFDRLVEALNPERSAARHPLFQVMLTLAEAAEATPKLPGVGAEARQLSAGTAKFDLTVNFYEHRDRAGHPDGLDIVLEYATDLYDADTVEAAAERLARVLDAAIADPDVKVADIELLSARQRRELLTDYNDTAAALPQGTLHGLFAAQAARTPDAVALECGRRTMSYRELDRASDVFARRLAARGIQPGSTTGLYLDRSAEFMIAALAVLKSGGAYVPLDPRQPENRLAFILADTGAPLLVTDRSADEVPFARGLDVFAAPDIAAPDIAALLADTETGPLDVAVHPDQLAYVMYTSGSSGMPKGVANTHRNVVELALDPWWGAGERHRRVLAYSPLAFDSSTYELWVPLLSGGTAVVLPVVKVDVAELGEALVRHGISAVYFTTALFDAMASEAVECLAGLSEIWTGGDVLSPVALRKVLDACPATSVVHAYGPTESTVFCSYQVFGAARRAVERLHLGVPMANTRMYVLDARLRPVVPGVVGELYVAGTHLARGYLGRAALSAERFVADPFGPAGERMYRTGDLARWNEHGEMVFEGRADQQVKLRGFRIEPGEIETVLLDQAFVAQAAVIVREDRPGDKRLVAYTVPAAGTRIDTDVLRRDCVHRLAEYMVPSAFVELDVLPLTANGKLDRRALPAPRTGGGVGGRQGRTPTEEVLCGLFADALGLPAVSIDDDFFRLGGHSLLGTRLVSRIRQLLGARVSVRDLFRCPSVARFAQFLAETDGGDRRPVLGAAARPDRVPLSAAQRRLWFLDQMEGPSATYNIPLAVRLTGALDADALHLALRDVIGRHEALRTVFPAEQGTPYQLAVPADEARVDLPVIPATADALPAVLRDLSATTFDLSRELPIRADLVKISDDQHVLLLVVHHIASDGWSHTPLMRDLGTAYTARTEGTAPAWEPLPVQYADYALWQRDLLADHEDRQLAYWRGALERLPQEVTLPADRARPATASYRGASLTVQCPADLHEALTRLARENGTTLFMVAQAATAVLLTRSGAGPDIPLGSPVAGRTDEALEDLVGFFVNTLVLRTDVSGNPTFRELLERVRATDLAAWAHQDVPFDRLVETLNPERSAARHSLFQVMLSVTDAAGPVPELGGLRAESEFTALDIAKFDLTFTFHEHRTGDGGPAGLGITVEYATDLYDPATVSAVTARLVRLLEAAAGTPDVPIADLDVLAAQERRQLLDTWHGTPHSRPAASLPQLFAAQAARTPDAVAVTLAGRHLTYAELDRRANRLAHRLIEQGARPGSRVVLFLERSLEAVVAILAIVKTGAVYVPLDTRYPTERIELIVRMSGSTLFLTDREPDGLELPQDARTLNVADDTQGLPETAPWIEIHPGQPAYAMFTSGSTGVPKGVVVTHHNVAELAADTAFTSDAHRRVLLHSPLAFDATTYELWAPLLSGGTLVVAPPGLLDTAALAKILAEESITGLWLTVGLFRLVAEEDPGAFAGLGELWTGGDVVPPEAVRRVTDACPDLIVVNGYGPTETTTFATSHPLHRPFDYDGALPIGRPLDNTRLYVLDEHLALLAPGVPGELYIAGTGLAQGYLDRPALTAERFVADPYGSAGSRMYRTGDLVRWSRKGEIEYLGRADQQVKLRGFRIEPGETESALMTHASVTQAAVIVREDRPGDKRLVAYLVGTTDTPWNPDALRTHAGELLPDYMVPSAFVLLDALPLTANGKLDRRALPRPALDGESDGRAPRNPREEVLCALFADVLGVPTVSIDDDFFRLGGHSLLATRLVSRIRTALGAELPVPALFENPNVASLAERLDRAQSARPKLRPMRRMGASQ from the coding sequence ATGTCTCACCAGCCCACCGTGCAGGCCCCCGCCGTCGACACCGACGAGTACAACAGCACCGCCGTGCGACTCCCCGAGGGTGCCCTGCACGAGTTGTTCGCCGCGCAGGCCGCCCGGACCCCGGACGCCGTGGCGCTGGTGTGCGGAGAACACGAACTCACCTACCACGCACTGGAGTCGGCCGCCTCGGCACTGGCTCACACGCTGCGGAACCGGGGCGTCCGGCCCGGCGACGGCGTTGCCCTCTTCCAGGACCGCTCCCTCGCCTACGTCGTCGCGATGCTCGCGGTCCTGAAGACCGGCGGCGCGTATGTCCCGCTCGACCCGCGCCAGCCGGAAGAACGACAGGCCTTCATCCTCGCCGACACCGGCGCCGTCCTGCTCGTCACCGACCGCGACGAGCAGGACGTGGCCTTCGCCGGCGAAGTCCCCGTGCTCCGGCTCACCGAGGACATGACCCTGCCGCAGCAGGACACGAGCCCGCTCGATGTGGCGGTCCACCCCGATCAGCTTGCCTATGTGATGTACACGTCGGGTTCGAGTGGTATGCCGAAGGGTGTTGCCAATACGCACCGTAATGTGGTCGAGCTGGCGCTTGATCCGTGGTGGGGTGCGGGGGAGCGGCATCGGAGGGTGCTTGCGTATTCGCCGCTCGCTTTTGATTCCTCGACCTATGAGTTGTGGGTTCCGTTGCTGAGTGGCGGGACGGCTGTCGTTCTTCCGGTCGTGAAGGTCGATGTCGCCGAGCTGGGTGAGGCGCTGGTGCGGCACGGGATCAGTGCGGTGTATTTCACGACGGCGCTTTTCGACGCGATGGCCTCGGAGGCTGTGGAGTGTCTGGCGGGTCTGTCGGAGATCTGGACGGGCGGTGATGTGCTGTCTCCGGTCGCGTTGCGGAAGGTGCTTGACGCCTGTCCGGCGACGTCCGTGGTCCATGCCTATGGTCCGACCGAGTCCACGGTTTTCTGCAGTTATCAGGTCTTCGGTGCTGCCCGGCGGGCGGTCGAGCGTCTTCATCTGGGTGTTCCGATGGCCAATACGCGTATGTATGTTCTCGATGCGCGGCTGCGGCCTGTCGTTCCCGGGGTGGTGGGGGAGCTGTACGTTGCGGGCACGCATCTGGCCCGGGGGTATCTCGGGCGTGCTGCTCTGTCGGCGGAGCGGTTCGTCGCCGATCCGTTCGGGCCCGCCGGTGAGCGGATGTACCGTACCGGAGATCTCGCCCGCTGGAACGAGCACGGTGAGATGGTCTTCGAGGGCCGTGCGGACCAGCAGGTCAAGCTCCGCGGTTTCCGTATCGAGCCCGGTGAGATCGAGACGGTTCTGCTCGACCAGGCCTTCGTGGCCCAGGCCGCGGTGATCGTCCGCGAGGACCGGCCCGGCGACAAACGCCTCGTCGCCTACACCGTCCCGGCTGCGGGAACCCGTATCGACACCGACGTCCTGCGCCGTGACTGCGTGCACCGGCTCGCGGAGTACATGGTGCCCTCCGCCTTCGTGGAACTCGACGTCCTGCCGCTGACCGCCAACGGCAAACTCGACCGCCGCGCCCTGCCCGCCCCGCGTACCGGCGGCGGCGCCGGGGGACGCCAGGGCCGCACTCCCACCGAGGAAGTCCTCTGCGGGCTGTTCGCCGACGCCCTCGGGCTGCCGGCCGTCTCCATCGACGACGACTTCTTCCGCCTCGGCGGCCACTCCCTCCTCGCCACCCGCCTCGTCGGCCGCATCCGCACCGCCCTCGCCACCGAGCTCTCCCTGCCCGACTTCTTCCAGCACCCCACCGTCGCCTCACTCGCCCAGCGGATCGCCACGGGCTCCGGCGCGGCCCTGCGCCCCGCGCTCACCGCCGCCGGCCGCTGCGACGACGACCTCCCGCTCTCCGCGGCCCAGCGCCGCCTGTGGTTCCTCGACCAGATGGAGGGACCCTCCGCCACCTACAACATCCCCCTCGCCGTCCGCCTCACCGGCCCCGTCGACCCCGAAACCCTGCGGCAGGCCCTCGCCGACGTCCTCACCCGCCACGAGGTCCTGCGAACGACCTACCCCGTCCACGAGGGAGAGCCCCGGCAGCACATCACCCCCGCCGACGAAACGACCGTCCCGCTGAGCGTCGTCTGCGCCACCGAGGACGAACTGCCCGGCCGGCTGGCCGACGAGACCGCGCACCTCTTCGACCTCGCCACCGAACTTCCCCTGCACGCGGTGCTGTTCGAGACCGCCCCGAACCGAAGCGTCCTCGCCCTCGTCACCCACCACATCGCCTCCGACGGCTGGTCCCACACACCCCTCATGCGGGACCTCGGCACCGCCTACACCGCCCGCGCCGAAGGCACCGCACCCGCGTGGGAGCCACTGCCCGTCCAGTACGCCGACTACGCCCTGTGGCAGCGCGACCTCCTCGCCGACCACGAGGAGAAGCAGCTCGCCCACTGGCGCGAGACACTCGACCGGCTGCCCACCGAGGTGACCCTGCCCACCAGCCGGCCCCGCCCGGTCGTGGCCTCCTACCTCGGCGCCACCCACACCGTGCACTGCCCGGCCGAGACCCACCAGGCTCTCACCACCCTGGCCCGCGAGCACGGCGTCACCCTCTTCATGGCCGCCCAGGCGGCCACCGCGGTCCTCCTGGCACGCTCCGGCGCCGGTACCGACATCCCGCTCGGCTCCCTCGTCGCCGGCCGCACCGACGAAGCCCTGGAAGACCTGGTCGGTTTCTTCGCCAACACACTGGTCCTGCGCACCGACGTCTCCGGAGACCCGACCTTCCGCGAACTCCTCGACCGGGTCCGCGAGACCGACCTGGCAGCCTGGGCACAGCAGGAACTTCCCTTCGACCGGCTCGTCGAGGCCCTCAACCCCGAGCGCTCCGCGGCCCGCCACCCCCTCTTCCAGGTCATGCTCACCCTCGCCGAAGCAGCCGAGGCGACACCGAAACTCCCCGGGGTGGGTGCCGAGGCCCGGCAACTCAGCGCGGGCACCGCAAAATTCGACCTGACCGTCAACTTCTACGAGCACCGCGACCGGGCCGGCCACCCCGACGGACTCGACATCGTCCTGGAGTACGCCACCGACCTGTACGACGCCGACACCGTCGAGGCAGCCGCCGAACGCCTCGCGCGGGTCCTGGACGCCGCCATCGCCGACCCGGACGTCAAGGTCGCCGACATCGAACTGCTCTCGGCCCGCCAACGCCGCGAGCTGCTCACGGACTACAACGACACCGCCGCCGCCCTGCCCCAGGGCACACTGCACGGGCTGTTCGCCGCGCAGGCCGCCCGGACCCCGGACGCCGTGGCGCTGGAGTGCGGCAGGCGGACGATGAGCTACCGCGAGCTGGACCGCGCCTCGGACGTATTCGCCCGCCGGCTGGCCGCGCGGGGCATCCAGCCCGGTTCCACCACCGGCCTCTACCTCGACCGCTCGGCAGAGTTCATGATCGCGGCCCTCGCCGTCCTCAAGAGCGGCGGCGCGTATGTCCCGCTCGACCCGCGCCAGCCGGAGAACCGCCTCGCCTTCATCCTCGCCGACACCGGCGCCCCGCTCCTCGTCACCGACCGCTCCGCAGACGAAGTGCCGTTCGCCCGCGGCCTGGACGTGTTCGCCGCCCCCGACATCGCCGCCCCCGACATCGCCGCGCTCCTCGCCGACACCGAGACCGGCCCGCTCGATGTGGCGGTCCACCCCGATCAGCTTGCCTATGTGATGTACACGTCGGGTTCGAGTGGTATGCCGAAGGGTGTTGCCAATACGCACCGTAATGTGGTCGAGCTGGCGCTTGATCCGTGGTGGGGTGCGGGGGAGCGGCATCGGAGGGTGCTTGCGTATTCGCCGCTCGCTTTTGATTCCTCGACCTATGAGTTGTGGGTTCCGTTGCTGAGTGGCGGGACGGCTGTCGTTCTTCCGGTCGTGAAGGTCGATGTCGCCGAGCTGGGTGAGGCGCTGGTGCGGCACGGGATCAGTGCGGTGTATTTCACGACGGCGCTTTTCGACGCGATGGCCTCGGAGGCTGTGGAGTGTCTGGCGGGTCTGTCGGAGATCTGGACGGGCGGTGATGTGCTGTCTCCGGTCGCGTTGCGGAAGGTGCTTGACGCCTGTCCGGCGACGTCCGTGGTCCATGCCTATGGTCCGACCGAGTCCACGGTTTTCTGCAGTTATCAGGTCTTCGGTGCTGCCCGGCGGGCGGTCGAGCGTCTTCATCTGGGTGTTCCGATGGCCAATACGCGTATGTATGTTCTCGATGCGCGGCTGCGGCCTGTCGTTCCCGGGGTGGTGGGGGAGCTGTACGTTGCGGGCACGCATCTGGCCCGGGGGTATCTCGGGCGTGCTGCTCTGTCGGCGGAGCGGTTCGTCGCCGATCCGTTCGGGCCCGCCGGTGAGCGGATGTACCGTACCGGAGATCTCGCCCGCTGGAACGAGCACGGTGAGATGGTCTTCGAGGGCCGTGCGGACCAGCAGGTCAAGCTCCGCGGTTTCCGTATCGAGCCCGGTGAGATCGAGACGGTTCTGCTCGACCAGGCCTTCGTGGCCCAGGCCGCGGTGATCGTCCGCGAGGACCGGCCCGGCGACAAACGCCTCGTCGCCTACACCGTCCCGGCTGCGGGAACCCGTATCGACACCGACGTCCTGCGCCGTGACTGCGTGCACCGGCTCGCGGAGTACATGGTGCCCTCCGCCTTCGTGGAACTCGACGTCCTGCCGCTGACCGCCAACGGCAAACTCGACCGCCGCGCCCTGCCCGCCCCGCGTACCGGCGGCGGCGTCGGGGGACGCCAGGGCCGCACTCCCACCGAGGAAGTCCTCTGCGGGCTGTTCGCCGACGCCCTCGGGCTGCCGGCCGTCTCCATCGACGACGACTTCTTCCGCCTCGGCGGCCACTCCCTCCTCGGCACAAGACTGGTCAGCCGCATCCGGCAGCTCCTCGGCGCCCGGGTCTCCGTACGCGACCTCTTCCGCTGCCCCAGCGTCGCCCGGTTCGCCCAGTTCCTCGCCGAGACCGACGGCGGAGACCGCCGCCCGGTCCTCGGCGCCGCCGCACGGCCGGACCGCGTCCCGCTCTCCGCGGCCCAGCGCCGCCTGTGGTTCCTCGACCAGATGGAGGGACCCTCCGCCACCTACAACATCCCCCTCGCCGTCCGCCTCACCGGCGCCCTCGACGCCGACGCGCTGCACCTGGCCCTCCGCGACGTCATCGGCCGCCACGAGGCACTCCGCACGGTCTTCCCCGCCGAACAGGGCACCCCGTACCAGCTGGCCGTGCCGGCCGACGAGGCACGCGTCGATCTCCCCGTCATCCCGGCCACGGCCGACGCGCTCCCCGCCGTCCTGCGGGATCTCTCCGCCACCACCTTCGACCTCTCCCGCGAACTGCCGATCCGCGCCGACCTGGTGAAGATCTCCGACGACCAGCACGTCCTGCTCCTGGTCGTACACCACATCGCCTCCGACGGCTGGTCCCACACACCCCTCATGCGGGACCTCGGCACCGCCTACACCGCCCGCACCGAAGGCACCGCACCCGCGTGGGAGCCACTGCCCGTCCAGTACGCCGACTACGCCCTGTGGCAGCGCGACCTCCTCGCCGACCACGAGGACCGCCAGCTCGCCTACTGGCGCGGCGCCCTGGAGCGGCTCCCTCAGGAGGTGACCCTCCCCGCCGACCGGGCCCGGCCGGCCACCGCCTCGTACCGGGGCGCCTCACTGACCGTCCAGTGCCCCGCCGATCTCCACGAGGCGCTGACCCGGCTGGCCCGCGAGAACGGCACCACGCTCTTCATGGTCGCCCAGGCGGCCACCGCGGTCCTCCTGACACGCTCCGGGGCGGGCCCCGACATCCCGCTCGGCTCACCCGTCGCCGGCCGCACCGACGAAGCCCTGGAAGACCTGGTCGGCTTCTTCGTCAACACACTGGTCCTGCGCACCGACGTCAGCGGCAACCCGACCTTCCGCGAACTCCTGGAGCGGGTCCGGGCCACCGACCTCGCGGCCTGGGCCCACCAGGACGTCCCCTTCGACCGGCTCGTGGAGACACTCAATCCCGAGCGCTCCGCAGCCCGCCACTCGCTCTTCCAGGTCATGCTGTCGGTGACCGACGCGGCAGGTCCGGTGCCCGAACTCGGCGGCCTGCGAGCCGAGTCCGAGTTCACCGCACTCGACATCGCCAAGTTCGACCTGACCTTCACCTTCCACGAGCACCGGACCGGCGACGGCGGCCCGGCCGGCCTCGGCATCACCGTCGAATACGCCACCGACCTCTACGACCCCGCCACCGTCTCGGCCGTCACCGCACGGCTGGTCCGCCTCCTCGAAGCGGCCGCCGGCACCCCGGACGTCCCGATCGCGGACCTCGACGTACTGGCTGCCCAGGAACGCAGGCAACTCCTCGACACCTGGCACGGCACCCCGCACAGCCGTCCCGCCGCCTCACTGCCCCAGCTGTTCGCCGCCCAGGCCGCCCGCACACCGGACGCCGTCGCCGTCACCCTGGCCGGCCGCCACCTCACGTACGCGGAGCTCGACCGGCGCGCCAACCGGCTGGCCCACCGGCTGATCGAACAGGGCGCACGGCCCGGCTCCCGGGTGGTCCTCTTCCTCGAACGCTCCCTCGAAGCCGTCGTGGCGATCCTCGCGATCGTCAAGACCGGCGCGGTGTACGTCCCACTCGACACCCGCTACCCGACAGAACGCATCGAACTCATCGTGCGCATGTCCGGCAGCACGCTCTTCCTCACCGACCGCGAGCCGGACGGTCTCGAACTGCCGCAGGACGCACGGACCCTGAACGTGGCCGACGACACCCAGGGCCTGCCGGAGACGGCACCCTGGATCGAGATCCACCCCGGACAACCGGCCTACGCGATGTTCACCTCCGGCTCGACCGGTGTACCGAAGGGCGTCGTCGTCACCCACCACAACGTCGCCGAACTGGCCGCCGACACCGCCTTCACCTCCGACGCCCACCGCCGGGTCCTGCTCCACTCACCACTCGCCTTCGACGCCACCACCTATGAGCTGTGGGCGCCCCTGCTGTCCGGCGGAACCCTGGTCGTCGCCCCACCCGGGCTGCTCGACACCGCCGCGCTCGCAAAGATCCTCGCCGAGGAGTCGATCACCGGGCTGTGGCTCACGGTGGGTCTGTTCCGGCTGGTCGCGGAGGAGGACCCGGGCGCGTTCGCCGGCCTGGGCGAGCTGTGGACGGGCGGTGACGTCGTGCCGCCGGAGGCGGTGCGCCGGGTGACCGACGCCTGCCCGGACCTGATCGTGGTCAATGGATACGGGCCGACGGAGACGACGACGTTCGCCACCTCGCACCCGCTGCACCGGCCCTTCGACTACGACGGCGCCCTCCCCATCGGACGCCCCCTGGACAACACCCGCCTCTACGTCCTCGACGAACACCTCGCACTCCTCGCCCCCGGCGTCCCCGGCGAGCTGTACATCGCCGGCACCGGACTCGCCCAGGGCTACCTGGACCGGCCCGCGCTCACCGCTGAACGGTTCGTCGCCGACCCCTACGGCTCCGCGGGTTCCCGCATGTACCGCACCGGCGACCTCGTGCGCTGGTCGCGGAAGGGCGAGATCGAGTACCTGGGCCGGGCGGACCAGCAGGTGAAACTGCGAGGCTTCCGCATCGAACCGGGCGAGACCGAATCCGCGCTGATGACACACGCCTCCGTCACCCAGGCCGCGGTGATCGTCCGCGAGGACCGCCCCGGCGACAAACGCCTCGTCGCCTACCTCGTCGGCACAACCGACACCCCATGGAACCCGGACGCGCTGCGCACCCACGCCGGCGAACTCCTGCCCGACTACATGGTCCCCTCCGCCTTCGTCCTCCTGGACGCCCTGCCGCTGACCGCCAACGGCAAACTCGACCGCCGCGCCCTGCCGCGGCCCGCACTCGACGGCGAGAGCGACGGCCGCGCCCCGCGCAACCCCCGCGAGGAAGTGCTCTGCGCACTGTTCGCCGACGTCCTCGGCGTCCCCACCGTCTCCATCGACGACGACTTCTTCCGCCTCGGCGGGCACTCACTGCTCGCCACCCGGCTCGTCAGCCGGATCCGTACCGCCCTCGGGGCCGAACTCCCGGTCCCCGCCCTCTTCGAGAACCCGAACGTGGCCAGCCTGGCCGAGCGGCTCGACCGCGCCCAGAGCGCGCGCCCGAAGCTGCGGCCGATGCGCCGGATGGGAGCCTCCCAGTGA
- a CDS encoding asparagine synthetase A gives MTVTVTIAEAVDEAPLPFPSSPDAHLTDPLTRATLRVQSRMLAATRAFLTARGFQELLPPIIGPVTDPGIRGSKQVDVDFYGHTYKMMTSAILYKQASLLAFDKIFYIAPNVRLEPLETAVTHRHLAEFHQIDVEIRDARREDAMDLAEQLVTHVVADAVAGLPDDLALLGRDTDTLHKAVAASFGRVAHRQATTELTGLGHPQDPAAEIDWQGEEIVSARAGRPFFITDYPKGSRGFYDKEDAQHPGVLRNFDLIAPEGYGELASGSEREHDYASLVTRMRETGENPAKYGWYLDLARRGIPASSGFGIGLERFTRYVTGRQAAWQASAYPKLPGVVSA, from the coding sequence ATGACTGTGACCGTCACCATCGCCGAGGCCGTGGACGAGGCACCGCTGCCCTTCCCTTCCTCCCCCGACGCGCACCTCACCGACCCGCTGACCCGGGCCACCCTGCGCGTGCAGAGCCGCATGCTCGCCGCCACCCGGGCCTTCCTGACGGCCCGCGGCTTCCAGGAACTGCTGCCGCCGATCATCGGCCCGGTCACCGACCCCGGCATCCGCGGATCGAAGCAGGTCGACGTCGACTTCTACGGCCACACGTACAAGATGATGACGAGCGCGATCCTGTACAAGCAGGCGTCACTGCTCGCCTTCGACAAGATCTTCTACATCGCGCCGAACGTCCGCCTGGAACCGCTGGAGACGGCGGTCACCCACCGCCACCTCGCCGAGTTCCACCAGATCGACGTCGAGATCCGCGACGCCCGCCGCGAGGACGCGATGGACCTCGCCGAGCAGCTCGTCACCCATGTCGTCGCCGACGCCGTCGCCGGCCTGCCGGACGACCTCGCCCTGCTCGGCCGGGACACCGACACCCTGCACAAGGCCGTCGCCGCGTCCTTCGGACGCGTCGCCCACCGGCAGGCCACCACCGAGCTGACCGGCCTGGGCCACCCGCAGGACCCGGCCGCCGAGATCGACTGGCAGGGCGAGGAGATCGTCTCCGCCCGCGCCGGGCGCCCCTTCTTCATCACCGACTACCCCAAGGGCTCGCGCGGCTTCTACGACAAGGAGGACGCCCAACACCCCGGCGTCCTGCGGAATTTCGACCTCATCGCCCCCGAGGGCTACGGCGAGCTGGCCAGCGGCAGCGAACGCGAACACGACTACGCCAGCCTCGTCACCCGCATGCGCGAGACCGGCGAGAACCCCGCCAAGTACGGCTGGTACCTGGACCTGGCCCGCCGGGGGATACCCGCCAGCTCCGGCTTCGGAATCGGCCTGGAACGCTTCACCCGTTACGTCACCGGCCGGCAGGCCGCCTGGCAGGCCAGCGCCTACCCCAAACTCCCCGGGGTGGTGTCCGCATGA
- a CDS encoding methylaspartate mutase encodes MTSFGRFVAAARARGALVVQPRMGFSEPVRMRAGLRATKGAADAVAGTLTIDSYTRVGDEPSAVRALDRGVPLNGYPITSYSPDTSRWMLDGIEEARFPVQVRHGSARPQRIVAALARLGLTATEGGPVSYCLPYGRTPLVDSVRNWQETCEQLAALRTDGAEPHLESFGGCMLGQLCPPGLLVAISALEGVFFHRAGLRSISLSYAQQTSVAQDQQAIRALRRLAADLLPETDWHIVVYTYMGVYPRSTRGAHALLEDSATLAVTAGAQRLIVKTAAEAHRIPTVAENVRALRIAADAAARAADRSDRSDRSDGADDPADNPVYAEARALVDAVLDLDADLGTALSKAFERGYLDVPFCLHPDNAGRSRSHIDETGRLTWSDIGAMPIGQVTPLHGSRLTAAGLHDALTFVQRRYDDHLDHDDDHTPAVPLLQEV; translated from the coding sequence GTGACATCCTTCGGACGGTTCGTGGCCGCCGCCCGTGCCCGGGGCGCCCTCGTGGTCCAGCCCCGCATGGGCTTCTCCGAGCCCGTCAGGATGCGAGCCGGGCTGAGGGCCACCAAAGGCGCCGCCGACGCGGTCGCCGGCACCCTCACCATCGACAGCTACACCCGGGTCGGCGACGAGCCCTCCGCGGTCCGCGCCCTGGACCGTGGCGTCCCGCTCAACGGCTACCCCATCACCTCCTACAGCCCGGACACCTCACGCTGGATGCTCGACGGGATCGAGGAGGCCCGCTTCCCCGTCCAGGTCCGGCACGGCTCAGCCCGCCCGCAGCGGATCGTCGCCGCGCTCGCCCGGCTCGGCCTCACCGCCACCGAGGGCGGACCCGTCTCGTACTGCCTGCCATACGGCCGCACCCCACTCGTCGACTCCGTCCGCAACTGGCAGGAGACCTGCGAGCAGCTGGCCGCCCTGCGCACCGACGGCGCCGAACCGCACCTGGAGAGCTTCGGCGGCTGCATGCTCGGCCAGCTGTGCCCGCCGGGTCTGCTCGTGGCGATCAGCGCCCTGGAGGGCGTGTTCTTCCACCGGGCAGGCCTGCGCTCCATCTCGCTGAGCTACGCCCAGCAGACCAGTGTCGCCCAGGACCAGCAGGCCATACGCGCACTCCGCCGCCTGGCTGCCGACCTTCTGCCGGAGACCGACTGGCACATCGTGGTGTACACCTACATGGGGGTCTACCCCCGCTCCACCCGCGGCGCCCACGCCCTCCTGGAGGACTCCGCCACACTGGCGGTCACGGCGGGCGCCCAGCGACTGATCGTCAAGACGGCCGCAGAGGCCCACCGCATCCCGACCGTCGCCGAGAACGTCCGCGCCCTGCGCATCGCGGCCGACGCGGCGGCCCGCGCCGCCGACCGGTCCGACCGGTCCGACCGGTCCGACGGGGCCGACGACCCGGCGGACAACCCGGTGTACGCGGAGGCCAGGGCCCTCGTGGACGCCGTCCTCGACCTGGACGCCGACCTCGGCACCGCACTGTCCAAGGCCTTCGAACGCGGATACCTCGACGTCCCCTTCTGCCTGCACCCCGACAACGCGGGCCGCTCCCGCAGTCACATCGACGAGACAGGCCGGCTGACCTGGTCGGACATCGGCGCCATGCCCATCGGGCAGGTCACCCCCCTGCACGGCTCCCGGCTCACCGCGGCCGGACTCCACGACGCGCTGACCTTCGTCCAGCGCCGCTACGACGACCACCTCGACCACGACGACGACCACACCCCCGCCGTTCCGCTCCTTCAGGAGGTATGA
- a CDS encoding cobalamin B12-binding domain-containing protein, with the protein MASRARSGPLDVMVTGLPSDAHTWNLVFIQLLIEDLGHHVVNLGPCVPSDEIVESCGKSQPDLLVVSSVNGHGFQDAEELIRTIRSRWELTGLPAVIGGKLDVLGAEGRAGNGRRLVEAGFDAVFGEDQGLSAFEEFVAALAAHRGPAAPAALAPAAPWEGAAR; encoded by the coding sequence GTGGCGTCCCGAGCTCGATCCGGGCCGCTGGACGTGATGGTCACCGGACTACCGTCCGATGCCCACACCTGGAATCTCGTGTTCATTCAACTGCTGATCGAAGACCTGGGACACCACGTCGTCAATCTGGGCCCGTGCGTTCCCAGCGACGAGATCGTGGAGTCCTGCGGGAAGTCCCAGCCCGACCTGCTCGTCGTGAGCAGCGTGAACGGCCACGGCTTCCAGGACGCCGAGGAGCTGATCCGGACGATCCGCTCACGCTGGGAACTGACCGGCCTGCCCGCGGTCATCGGCGGCAAGCTGGACGTCCTCGGCGCCGAGGGCCGGGCCGGGAACGGGCGCAGGCTCGTCGAGGCCGGGTTCGACGCGGTGTTCGGGGAAGACCAGGGCCTCAGCGCCTTCGAGGAGTTCGTCGCCGCCCTGGCCGCCCACAGGGGACCGGCCGCCCCGGCCGCCCTCGCGCCGGCCGCCCCGTGGGAAGGAGCGGCACGGTGA